In a genomic window of Allomeiothermus silvanus DSM 9946:
- a CDS encoding integrase core domain-containing protein yields MQFTTVGREIWRGARQAQRLAEANASDPEVQERLRKLRLVKALRESKKSWKEIQDLVGISRATYHRWQKALKEKGLAGLKPRSRRPKHLRTKVHWTPGLLIRIETLRKENPTWGRWSIWLTLRKEGFQMSERTVGRILAYLEKHRRIESVAGYLARTQRGKLKRRVNRPYAKRKPRGYEARAPGDLVQVDTLTLTLGPGSMVKHFSAIDLHSRFVLAEVHSRATAKLSEGFLSLLLARAPFPIRAIQVDGGSEFMAEFEEACCALGIALFVLPPRSPKLNGHVERMQRTFKEEFYTRPLPTPLSELQAELDTYLDYYNRRRPHMALGGLAPLEFLAKMQEESVPQRVSNVLTDYIDLLSLIITIINL; encoded by the coding sequence GTGCAGTTTACCACCGTTGGCCGAGAGATATGGAGAGGCGCTAGACAAGCACAGAGGCTGGCCGAGGCCAACGCAAGCGACCCAGAGGTCCAGGAACGTCTGCGCAAGCTCCGACTGGTCAAAGCCCTGCGTGAAAGTAAAAAGAGCTGGAAGGAGATCCAGGACCTGGTCGGGATCAGCCGGGCCACCTACCACCGCTGGCAAAAAGCCCTAAAAGAAAAGGGCCTGGCTGGACTCAAACCCCGCTCCCGCCGCCCTAAGCACCTGCGCACAAAGGTCCACTGGACCCCAGGGCTGCTCATTAGAATAGAAACTCTCCGCAAGGAAAACCCCACCTGGGGACGCTGGTCCATCTGGCTTACCCTCCGCAAGGAGGGTTTCCAGATGAGCGAACGCACGGTGGGGCGCATCCTGGCCTACCTGGAGAAGCACCGACGTATCGAGAGCGTGGCCGGCTACCTGGCCCGGACTCAAAGAGGGAAGCTAAAGCGAAGGGTAAACCGGCCCTACGCCAAAAGGAAGCCCCGAGGATACGAGGCCAGGGCTCCTGGGGACCTGGTCCAGGTGGACACCCTCACCCTGACCTTAGGACCGGGAAGCATGGTCAAGCACTTCTCGGCGATTGACCTCCATAGCCGGTTTGTCCTGGCGGAGGTGCACAGCCGGGCCACGGCTAAGCTTTCTGAGGGGTTCTTGTCCTTGCTTCTGGCCAGGGCCCCTTTTCCCATCCGGGCCATCCAGGTGGATGGGGGCAGCGAGTTCATGGCCGAGTTTGAGGAGGCCTGCTGTGCTCTGGGGATTGCCTTGTTTGTGCTACCGCCGAGGAGTCCTAAACTCAATGGTCACGTGGAGCGGATGCAGCGGACCTTCAAGGAGGAGTTCTACACCCGGCCTTTGCCCACCCCGCTCAGCGAGCTGCAGGCAGAGCTGGATACCTACCTGGACTACTACAACCGCCGAAGGCCTCACATGGCCCTGGGGGGTCTTGCTCCGCTGGAGTTTTTGGCTAAGATGCAAGAGGAGTCGGTTCCTCAAAGAGTCTCAAATGTGTTGACCGATTACATTGACTTGTTATCGCTAATAATTACTATTATCAATTTATGA
- a CDS encoding DUF4388 domain-containing protein translates to MLRGNLADFPLVGLLQMLFSSGRGGALVVEPPPLPGSIYIQAGQIVHAQAGGLTGGPALTLLAGIRRASFRFEAESPPPMATIESGGFQTQARLAEEAQIWQSLRHLPEDWTQVLRIDPKAREQDLPHQDLLLLRQVEGQRIVEVLISFETGVLEAAQTLDRWFAAGWLSSKPQLLIEPASLVVLSLYGNEQGVAYIDEVLYLQWSRQIKQDFHICMGLPGGVEDVAFIPRPRPNFQSRIGLFEKDLRKYRLARGTQVEVWPELS, encoded by the coding sequence GTGTTAAGGGGAAACCTGGCTGATTTTCCGCTGGTGGGGCTGCTCCAGATGCTCTTTTCCTCGGGGCGGGGCGGGGCCTTGGTGGTCGAGCCACCCCCGCTTCCCGGGAGCATCTACATCCAGGCTGGGCAGATCGTCCACGCCCAAGCCGGAGGGCTGACCGGGGGCCCCGCCCTGACCTTACTGGCCGGGATACGCCGGGCTTCTTTTCGCTTTGAAGCGGAGAGCCCCCCGCCGATGGCCACCATCGAGAGTGGAGGGTTCCAGACCCAGGCGCGCTTAGCCGAGGAAGCCCAGATCTGGCAAAGCCTGAGGCATTTGCCGGAGGACTGGACCCAGGTACTGCGCATAGACCCCAAGGCACGTGAGCAGGACTTACCCCATCAGGATCTGCTCCTCTTGCGGCAGGTCGAGGGCCAGCGCATCGTGGAGGTGCTCATCTCTTTTGAGACCGGGGTGCTCGAGGCCGCCCAGACGCTCGACCGTTGGTTCGCTGCCGGATGGTTGAGCAGCAAGCCCCAGCTTCTCATCGAGCCAGCTTCGTTGGTGGTGTTATCTCTTTACGGCAACGAGCAGGGGGTGGCCTACATTGACGAGGTCCTCTACCTCCAGTGGTCGCGCCAGATCAAGCAGGATTTCCATATTTGTATGGGCCTTCCGGGTGGGGTAGAGGACGTGGCCTTCATCCCCCGGCCCCGCCCGAACTTCCAGTCGCGGATCGGGCTCTTCGAGAAAGACCTGCGCAAATACCGTCTGGCTCGAGGAACCCAGGTCGAGGTGTGGCCAGAGCTAAGTTAA
- a CDS encoding S4 domain-containing protein, protein MHEYVSKARGGRVVQTPFLEPESQEELRRLAKQEGLQVAAFGGLPLAERKVMVLYPEEVPQVSDPTRVLLVRFAGDLERLEDTLREIMEPGLLGDLEACVSLREGSVEVEGGFLVVTLPKGHKALIEAGLEVREPTPGEIPQSRERVRSVVVPSLRVDAVGAKGFGVSRNYFAQGVKAGKVKLGGKTAAGKDEVKEGDTLLAEGLGVLTVRKVLGSTKRGNYKLEVEVHKG, encoded by the coding sequence ATGCACGAATACGTGAGCAAAGCCAGAGGAGGCCGGGTGGTGCAGACTCCTTTCCTCGAGCCGGAAAGCCAAGAAGAACTCCGCAGGCTCGCTAAGCAAGAAGGGCTCCAGGTGGCGGCCTTTGGCGGCTTGCCGCTGGCCGAGCGAAAGGTGATGGTGCTCTACCCCGAGGAAGTGCCCCAGGTCTCCGACCCGACACGGGTGCTCTTGGTGCGCTTTGCGGGGGACTTGGAAAGGCTTGAGGATACGTTGCGGGAGATTATGGAACCGGGGTTGTTGGGCGACCTAGAGGCGTGTGTTTCGCTACGCGAAGGCAGCGTGGAGGTGGAAGGAGGTTTCCTGGTGGTGACCCTGCCTAAAGGCCACAAAGCCCTTATTGAAGCGGGCTTGGAGGTGCGTGAGCCCACCCCAGGCGAAATCCCCCAAAGCCGCGAGCGGGTGCGGAGCGTGGTTGTGCCTAGCCTTCGGGTAGACGCGGTGGGGGCAAAGGGTTTCGGGGTTTCCCGCAACTACTTTGCCCAGGGGGTGAAAGCCGGAAAGGTCAAGCTGGGCGGGAAAACCGCGGCTGGCAAGGACGAGGTAAAAGAAGGCGATACCCTGTTGGCCGAGGGGTTAGGGGTGCTTACGGTGCGCAAGGTGCTGGGTTCGACGAAGCGGGGGAATTATAAGCTCGAGGTAGAAGTGCACAAAGGGTGA
- a CDS encoding alpha/beta hydrolase, which translates to MPSVLILHGLSSHPVLTVGPLPEVLRQAGYQIAQPTLPGHGTRPEDLKGVRWQDWYRVALEAYRSLPSPKAVVGLSMGGLLAAKIAAEEAPQALVAMVPALGFVNKTAYLAPYLSWAIPIAKGTASVRDAERKAKSPNYPWMPTEAVAELVKLQREVDPLLPKVKAPALVLQARHDSTIPEASVRRYYQRLGSAHKQYKVYDSEHDLLLDSEADKVAADIRDWLQGILPV; encoded by the coding sequence ATGCCTAGCGTACTCATCCTGCACGGTCTGTCCTCGCACCCAGTCTTGACAGTCGGCCCGCTACCTGAAGTCCTGCGCCAAGCCGGATACCAGATCGCCCAACCCACCCTGCCCGGGCACGGTACCCGCCCCGAAGACCTCAAGGGGGTACGCTGGCAGGATTGGTATAGGGTGGCGCTCGAGGCGTACCGCTCCCTCCCCAGCCCTAAAGCGGTGGTAGGGCTTTCGATGGGCGGCCTGCTGGCTGCGAAGATCGCCGCAGAGGAAGCTCCCCAAGCCCTGGTGGCGATGGTTCCGGCCCTGGGCTTCGTCAACAAAACCGCCTACTTGGCCCCCTATCTCTCCTGGGCCATCCCGATTGCCAAGGGCACCGCTTCGGTGAGGGACGCCGAGCGCAAGGCCAAGAGCCCCAACTACCCCTGGATGCCTACTGAGGCGGTGGCCGAACTGGTCAAGCTTCAGCGCGAAGTAGACCCCCTTCTGCCCAAGGTCAAGGCCCCGGCCTTGGTGCTACAGGCCCGCCACGACAGCACCATCCCGGAAGCCTCGGTGCGGCGGTATTACCAGCGGCTAGGAAGTGCGCACAAACAGTACAAGGTATACGACAGCGAGCATGACCTGCTCCTTGATAGCGAGGCGGATAAGGTCGCAGCGGATATCCGGGACTGGTTGCAGGGGATCCTGCCGGTCTAG